A window from Bacteroidota bacterium encodes these proteins:
- a CDS encoding glycoside hydrolase family 172 protein, which produces MRITAFLLIMISLILTFMSCNQSPSGNNELYSSPDGTQTRWISFENKTGAKGKAGMENKGAKGHPYDRVYAGQSVVLLELEGSGVINRMWATLTERDPEMLRGLRIDMYWDGSDKPAVSVPWGDFFGVGLGKAVRNETEFFSNPEGRSFNSIIPMPFKKSAKIVLTNELDRDLTRIFYDINYTITPKADDNALYFHAYWSRNLKTTPGKDFEILPKVEGKGRFIGSNIGLNANPDYEDSWWGEGEVKMYLDGDKEYPTLVGTGTEDYIGSGWEQGVYNNRYQGCLIADSENKQWSFYRYHIPDPVYFYDDIKVTIQQMGGAMKDKVQRYIANGANLIPVTAQVENDSINILVHMLEKGISIDDPELINGWTNYYREDDVSATAYFYLDKPESNLPELGNVKLRTEKLK; this is translated from the coding sequence ATGCGTATAACAGCTTTCCTGTTAATTATGATTAGCTTAATATTGACATTTATGTCATGTAATCAAAGCCCATCCGGCAATAATGAGTTATACTCTTCGCCGGACGGAACTCAAACACGTTGGATAAGTTTTGAGAACAAAACAGGAGCCAAAGGTAAAGCCGGAATGGAAAACAAAGGAGCCAAAGGTCATCCTTACGACCGTGTTTATGCCGGGCAATCTGTTGTATTATTAGAGCTTGAAGGTTCGGGTGTAATAAATCGTATGTGGGCAACTCTTACTGAGCGCGATCCTGAAATGTTGAGAGGTTTACGGATTGACATGTATTGGGATGGCTCGGATAAGCCTGCAGTATCGGTGCCATGGGGCGACTTTTTTGGTGTTGGACTGGGTAAAGCAGTGAGAAACGAAACCGAATTTTTCTCGAATCCGGAAGGAAGATCTTTTAACTCGATTATTCCTATGCCATTTAAGAAATCGGCAAAAATTGTATTGACAAACGAACTTGATCGAGATCTTACAAGAATATTCTACGATATAAATTATACTATCACTCCAAAGGCTGATGATAATGCTTTGTATTTTCACGCATATTGGAGCAGGAATCTAAAAACTACTCCGGGAAAAGATTTCGAGATTTTACCTAAGGTAGAAGGGAAAGGACGTTTTATTGGTTCGAATATTGGATTAAATGCCAACCCTGATTACGAGGATTCCTGGTGGGGAGAAGGAGAAGTAAAGATGTATTTAGACGGAGACAAGGAATACCCTACTCTGGTTGGTACCGGTACCGAAGATTATATAGGTTCGGGATGGGAACAGGGTGTTTACAATAATCGTTATCAGGGATGTTTAATTGCTGATAGTGAAAATAAACAATGGTCCTTTTACCGTTATCATATTCCTGATCCTGTATATTTTTATGACGATATTAAAGTAACTATCCAACAAATGGGTGGTGCGATGAAAGATAAAGTTCAGAGATATATAGCTAATGGAGCAAATCTTATTCCCGTAACAGCTCAAGTTGAGAACGATTCTATAAACATATTGGTTCACATGCTGGAAAAAGGAATTAGTATTGATGATCCGGAATTAATAAATGGTTGGACAAACTATTACCGTGAAGATGATGTTTCGGCAACAGCATATTTTTATTTAGATAAGCCGGAAAGTAATTTGCCTGAGTTAGGTAATGTAAAACTAAGAACAGAAAAATTAAAATAA
- a CDS encoding MFS transporter: MSDHKKNYTGPFLIMVGLMFIVGFLTVVNQQFQTPLQSALLSDAGDLKNTLATFITFAFFMGYPALGSTASKWADTIGYKGTLIRGMIVLMAGLGIEALSAYAAGALGSVNIGSAVVPQAFFIFLVGSFVLGSALAIMQTVINPFAAIMAVPGTSAVTRLSIAGSANSIGTTIAPYFVTFVVFGKGVIPEVAQLLLPLSILILVVGIVTGVVGKLHLPNPEHAEEVDPVKLVKSIWSFTHLKLGVVAIFVYVGVEVAVGSNITMFAKSIGLPEEKYTIMTMMVWGGMLVGRLLGSFLSKISGNHQLLFTSTISLILVAISMITENLWFLAGVGLMHSIMWGAIFSLAIDKLGPYTAKGSGALMIGVAGGAIIPWVQGIAADVLGGWSLTWIIVIIGEAYLIYYALSGYKVNKEELA, translated from the coding sequence ATGAGCGATCATAAAAAGAATTATACCGGACCATTCCTGATAATGGTTGGTCTTATGTTTATTGTAGGATTTCTAACTGTAGTTAACCAGCAGTTTCAAACACCTTTACAAAGTGCATTATTATCTGATGCCGGAGATCTAAAAAACACATTGGCTACATTTATAACATTTGCATTCTTTATGGGGTACCCTGCATTGGGGAGTACAGCTTCGAAATGGGCAGATACAATAGGATATAAAGGAACACTTATTAGAGGTATGATTGTTTTAATGGCCGGATTGGGTATAGAAGCGTTATCTGCTTATGCCGCTGGAGCTTTGGGATCAGTTAATATTGGTTCGGCTGTTGTTCCTCAGGCATTCTTTATTTTCCTTGTTGGTTCATTTGTACTAGGTTCTGCATTAGCAATTATGCAAACGGTAATCAATCCATTTGCTGCAATTATGGCTGTTCCGGGAACAAGTGCAGTAACACGTTTAAGTATTGCCGGATCTGCTAACTCAATTGGTACAACTATAGCTCCTTATTTCGTGACTTTCGTTGTATTTGGAAAAGGAGTAATTCCTGAAGTTGCTCAACTACTATTACCTCTTTCCATATTAATTTTGGTTGTTGGTATAGTTACAGGTGTTGTTGGTAAATTACACCTTCCAAACCCTGAACATGCCGAAGAAGTTGATCCTGTTAAACTTGTAAAGAGTATTTGGAGTTTCACACACTTAAAACTCGGTGTTGTTGCTATCTTTGTTTATGTAGGTGTTGAAGTAGCTGTTGGTTCCAATATCACAATGTTTGCTAAAAGTATTGGACTTCCTGAAGAAAAATATACTATCATGACAATGATGGTTTGGGGAGGTATGTTAGTTGGTCGTTTATTAGGTTCATTCCTAAGTAAAATTTCCGGTAACCACCAATTACTTTTCACTTCAACAATATCGTTGATCTTAGTTGCAATCTCAATGATTACTGAAAACTTATGGTTCCTTGCAGGTGTTGGTTTAATGCACTCAATTATGTGGGGAGCAATTTTCTCTCTTGCTATTGATAAATTAGGGCCGTATACAGCTAAAGGATCAGGAGCACTTATGATCGGTGTTGCCGGTGGTGCTATTATTCCATGGGTACAAGGTATCGCTGCCGATGTATTAGGAGGATGGTCTTTAACATGGATAATTGTTATTATTGGAGAAGCTTACCTAATCTACTACGCCCTTTCGGGATACAAAGTAAATAAAGAAGAATTGGCTTAA